GGGCCTGGTCGGCGGGAGCGATGGGGTCCGTCATGGAGCGGAATCTCTGCTGGCGGCGATGCGGGGCGGAACGGAAAACGTGCAGGCGCGGTTCTAGCCGATCCCCGCACCGGCGCAAAGCCGGTCATCCCGCCGGGCCGTGCATGCGGTGTCCCGCGCCGGTCATGTCCGATGGGCTGAACTAGTCTGCCGCGCGCTGCGGCCAGGCGGCGGCAATGGCGAGGGCGAGCCAGCTCGCGATCAAGATCGTGCCGCCGGTCGGTGCCGCCATCGGGAAGAAGCTATGGCCGGTGAATTGGCGCAGCGCGATGGTGCCGGAGAACAGGGCGGCGCCGAGCACGAAACCAGCGGCCGCGAGCAGGCCGAGATGGCGCTGCGCCAGCGTCTGCTCGGCGAGCAGCACGGCACCGATCACCGCCAGCGCGTGCAGCAGCAACAGCGTCGCTGCCGGCGCAAGGCTCTCCGCATGGGCCTGATGGGCGGCGAGGGCCGAGAGAACGACGCCGGCTGCGCCCATCAGGGCGGCGAGCGCGGCGAGCAGTTTGCAGGCGCCACGCATCAGCTTCGCTCCGCGACGAGTTGCATCATCGCCGCCCGCAGTTCCGGCATGCCGGTGCCGTTGCGGGATGACGTGGCGATGACGGAAGGGTAGGCGGCGGGATGCTTGGTCAGCGCGGCGGTGGTCTCGGCAATCCGTGCCTGCAGGTCGCTGGCCTTCACCTGGTCGGCCTTGGTCAGCACGATCTGGTAGCTGACGGCGGCGCGGTCGAAGGTCTTGAGGAT
The sequence above is drawn from the Afipia sp. P52-10 genome and encodes:
- a CDS encoding DUF423 domain-containing protein, yielding MRGACKLLAALAALMGAAGVVLSALAAHQAHAESLAPAATLLLLHALAVIGAVLLAEQTLAQRHLGLLAAAGFVLGAALFSGTIALRQFTGHSFFPMAAPTGGTILIASWLALAIAAAWPQRAAD